Proteins encoded in a region of the Psychromicrobium lacuslunae genome:
- a CDS encoding bifunctional folylpolyglutamate synthase/dihydrofolate synthase, translated as MIDEYSVESVYAELLSRAPENKMEPRLAPLFRAMEVLGEPQKAYPVIHLTGTNGKTSTARMIEAGLRAHGLSIGRYTSPHLSSVTERISINGEPVSDETFVRIWDEIRPYLQIVDDELETAGEPRLTYFESLTILGFAIFADQPVDVVVLEVGLGGITDATNVADGAVAVVTPISLDHTELLGDTTRDIALEKAGIIKPGAFLVSSAQPSDAAQVLLEKAQEVGAQFRFEGVEFGVAERAVAVGGQLITVQGLAARYPDLQLPLHGAHQAENAAVAVAALEAFFGGGEKELDLAVLQEAFASVTSPGRLEVLRTAPTVVVDAAHNPAGIKATAEALEEAFSFSKLVVVLGVLKEKDALQILEQLRESLDEFAEEICLTQSDSPRAIPAGELAELALDAGFEEENIHIAERLDDALEWAVERAEANNDLSGAVLLTGSITLVAEARILLGKA; from the coding sequence ATGATTGACGAATATTCGGTGGAGAGCGTTTACGCCGAACTGCTGAGCCGGGCCCCGGAAAATAAAATGGAGCCGCGATTGGCTCCGCTGTTCCGCGCGATGGAAGTATTGGGGGAGCCGCAAAAGGCCTATCCGGTGATTCATCTCACCGGCACCAATGGCAAAACCTCCACGGCTCGGATGATCGAAGCTGGCCTGCGCGCGCACGGACTCAGCATCGGGCGCTACACCAGCCCGCATCTCAGCTCGGTCACTGAACGGATCAGCATCAATGGTGAACCGGTTTCCGATGAGACTTTCGTGCGGATTTGGGACGAGATCCGACCTTACCTGCAAATCGTCGATGATGAGTTGGAAACTGCGGGGGAGCCCCGGCTGACCTACTTTGAATCGCTGACCATTCTCGGCTTCGCAATTTTTGCCGATCAGCCTGTTGATGTGGTGGTCCTTGAGGTCGGTCTCGGCGGCATTACTGACGCCACCAACGTTGCCGACGGCGCCGTCGCGGTGGTAACGCCCATCTCACTGGACCACACCGAACTACTCGGTGATACCACCCGCGATATCGCCTTGGAAAAAGCCGGAATCATTAAGCCCGGTGCTTTCTTGGTCAGCTCGGCGCAGCCCAGTGATGCGGCTCAGGTGTTACTGGAGAAGGCACAGGAAGTGGGGGCTCAGTTCCGCTTTGAAGGAGTCGAATTCGGCGTCGCGGAGCGAGCAGTCGCCGTTGGCGGCCAGCTGATTACCGTGCAAGGCCTGGCAGCTCGTTACCCTGATCTACAGCTGCCCTTGCACGGTGCCCATCAAGCGGAGAATGCCGCCGTCGCTGTCGCCGCGCTGGAAGCTTTCTTCGGTGGCGGCGAAAAGGAATTGGATCTCGCGGTGCTGCAGGAGGCTTTTGCTTCGGTGACTTCGCCCGGCAGGCTAGAGGTGCTGCGTACCGCGCCGACCGTCGTGGTGGATGCTGCACACAACCCGGCTGGCATTAAAGCCACCGCTGAGGCGCTGGAGGAGGCCTTTAGCTTTAGCAAGCTGGTGGTGGTGCTGGGCGTGCTGAAGGAAAAGGATGCTTTACAGATCCTGGAGCAGCTCAGGGAGTCGCTTGACGAATTCGCCGAGGAGATCTGCTTGACGCAATCCGATTCCCCGCGTGCTATTCCGGCGGGAGAGCTGGCCGAGCTGGCGCTCGACGCGGGCTTCGAGGAAGAGAATATCCATATTGCCGAGCGGCTTGACGATGCACTGGAATGGGCGGTTGAGCGAGCCGAGGCTAATAACGATCTCTCCGGTGCGGTTTTGCTGACCGGTTCGATTACCTTAGTGGCCGAGGCCAGAATTCTGCTCGGGAAGGCGTAG
- a CDS encoding short chain dehydrogenase, with amino-acid sequence MQILLVGNSGTVGGAVETALTARGHQVTGVSRSSSPALDTSSLGSVSEFFEAAKQQGIKYDAVVVTAGGTPFKPLAELTAEDFSQALQAKALGQIAVAQAATPLLTDGGSITLISGILGEIPVPQGTAASVANAAVDGFVRNAAGALPRGLRINSVSPTVLQESWQAYGPAFPGATPVEGSAVANAFVRAIEGIESGQVIRVW; translated from the coding sequence ATGCAGATCTTATTGGTAGGTAATAGCGGTACTGTCGGCGGCGCAGTCGAAACAGCCCTGACGGCGCGCGGACACCAGGTGACCGGCGTGAGCCGAAGCAGCAGTCCTGCTTTGGACACCTCATCGCTAGGCTCGGTGAGCGAATTCTTCGAGGCCGCAAAGCAACAGGGCATTAAGTACGACGCTGTCGTAGTCACCGCCGGTGGTACGCCCTTCAAACCGCTCGCGGAACTGACCGCCGAGGACTTTTCTCAGGCGCTTCAGGCGAAGGCGCTTGGTCAAATCGCGGTAGCCCAAGCTGCCACCCCATTACTTACTGACGGCGGTTCGATCACCCTGATCTCCGGAATTCTTGGCGAAATCCCGGTGCCGCAGGGCACCGCGGCATCGGTTGCCAATGCGGCTGTGGACGGCTTCGTCCGCAACGCCGCCGGCGCGCTGCCACGTGGACTTCGGATTAACTCAGTGAGCCCGACCGTGCTGCAAGAATCCTGGCAGGCCTACGGACCGGCCTTCCCCGGGGCCACCCCCGTTGAAGGCAGCGCCGTTGCTAATGCCTTTGTGCGCGCCATCGAAGGCATCGAAAGCGGACAAGTCATTAGGGTCTGGTAG
- the ileS gene encoding isoleucine--tRNA ligase, which translates to MPHYPKSSLGTSSAGQDQHAPTSVGVPTNISFPSVEEQILKYWNEDGTFQASIDNRPAGENGSNEFVFYDGPPFANGLPHYGHLLTGYAKDLVARYQTQRGRRVERRFGWDTHGLPAELEAMKQLGITEKYEIESMGIDKFNDAVRESVMKYTKEWREYVTRQARWVDFDNDYKTLNVEYMESVIWAFKQLHEKGLTYQGFRVLPYCWKDETPLSNHELRMDDDVYKMRQDQTVTVGFPLKLGESELSQELAGVQALAWTTTPWTLPSNQALAVGPEILYVVVPGQIEGRPGQKYLLAEALLGGYAKDLGYESADAAAEAVLSRHFGKELRDLYYEPLWPDFRDFFREFTEVVEDETTSTPLSPVKTRSVANGFRILVDDFVTTTDGTGVVHMAPAYGEDDQRICYANGISVGLSVDEGARFEDMFEGGALSSIVGLQVFEANKPIIKVLRDSGRLVREASYEHSYPHCWRCRNPLIYKAVSSWYVEVTQFKDRMIELNQEINWIPGNVKDGQFGKWLENARDWSISRNRFWGSPIPVWQSDDPKFPRTDVYGSLAELEADFGRLPLNKDGQVDLHRPFIDELTRPNPDDPSGKATMRRVEDVLDVWFDSGSMPYGQVHFPFENEEWFNTHHPADFIVEYIGQTRGWFYMLHILATAIFERPAFKNVISHGIVLGSDGQKMSKSLQNYPDVSEVLDRDGSDAMRWFLMASPILRGGNLIVTEQGIRDGVRQVILPLWNVYSFFTLYTNAANQGEGYDAQLRYDGYQDSLDRYLVSNTATMVEAITEALDAYEISDACDVLRSYLDMLSNWYVRRSRQRFFDEDQDAFDALYTALEALCRAAAPLLPLVTEEIWRGLTGGRSVHLTDWPLADGSGAEQFRADKELVSAMEVVRQVCSVGSSLRKAAKLRVRLPLQELTVVVPAADALEPFAEIVADELNLKNVRFLDAASASLAEFGIEQRLAVNARAVGPRLGKDVQLAIKGAKSGDWSVDDAGLVTAGGLALQEGEYSLETAVSEQQSGSTSVALLPGGFLVLNTEVTPELEAEGVARDLVRSIQQARKDAELQVSDRIVTTVSAPQSVIDALEANAELVRTETLSARLELVPGDEETVITVARTHAEDSVEDVAENLVKGVRA; encoded by the coding sequence ATGCCGCACTACCCGAAGTCATCTCTGGGAACCTCATCAGCAGGCCAAGATCAGCACGCCCCAACGAGCGTTGGAGTTCCCACGAACATCTCCTTTCCCTCGGTGGAAGAGCAGATTCTCAAGTACTGGAATGAAGACGGCACCTTCCAAGCGAGCATCGACAATCGCCCGGCCGGAGAAAACGGTTCGAACGAGTTCGTCTTCTACGACGGCCCGCCCTTTGCCAACGGTCTGCCGCACTACGGGCACCTGCTCACCGGTTATGCCAAAGACCTGGTGGCTCGTTATCAAACTCAGCGCGGTCGCCGGGTCGAGCGCCGCTTCGGCTGGGACACGCACGGACTGCCAGCTGAGCTGGAGGCGATGAAGCAGCTCGGCATCACCGAGAAGTACGAAATCGAGTCGATGGGCATCGACAAGTTCAACGACGCCGTCCGCGAATCGGTGATGAAATACACCAAGGAATGGCGCGAGTATGTCACTCGGCAGGCTCGCTGGGTGGACTTCGATAATGACTACAAGACGCTCAACGTCGAATACATGGAATCGGTCATCTGGGCTTTCAAGCAGCTGCATGAAAAGGGCCTGACCTACCAAGGTTTCCGGGTGCTGCCCTACTGCTGGAAGGACGAGACACCGCTGTCTAACCACGAACTGCGGATGGACGACGACGTCTATAAAATGCGTCAGGATCAAACTGTCACGGTTGGGTTTCCACTTAAGTTAGGGGAGTCCGAACTTTCTCAGGAACTAGCTGGAGTGCAGGCATTAGCTTGGACCACTACGCCCTGGACCTTGCCGAGTAACCAAGCGCTTGCCGTTGGGCCGGAGATCCTTTATGTAGTAGTTCCCGGACAGATAGAAGGCAGGCCCGGCCAGAAGTACCTACTTGCCGAAGCGCTGCTTGGCGGTTATGCCAAGGACCTGGGCTATGAATCCGCCGATGCTGCCGCGGAGGCTGTGCTGAGCCGACACTTTGGTAAGGAGCTGCGAGATCTGTATTACGAACCGCTGTGGCCGGATTTCCGAGACTTCTTTAGGGAGTTTACGGAGGTCGTTGAGGATGAGACGACATCGACGCCGTTGTCACCGGTAAAAACTCGAAGCGTCGCCAATGGCTTCAGAATCCTGGTTGACGACTTTGTTACTACTACTGATGGCACCGGCGTCGTCCATATGGCACCCGCCTATGGCGAGGACGATCAACGCATCTGTTATGCAAATGGCATCTCAGTTGGCCTATCGGTAGACGAGGGTGCGCGCTTTGAGGACATGTTCGAAGGCGGTGCGCTGTCCAGCATCGTTGGGCTGCAAGTTTTTGAAGCCAATAAGCCGATCATCAAGGTGTTGCGCGATTCCGGGCGCCTGGTTCGCGAAGCCAGCTACGAGCACAGCTACCCGCACTGCTGGCGCTGTCGCAATCCTTTGATCTACAAAGCCGTTTCCTCCTGGTACGTCGAGGTTACCCAGTTCAAGGATCGAATGATCGAACTGAACCAGGAGATCAACTGGATCCCCGGCAACGTCAAAGACGGCCAGTTCGGTAAATGGCTGGAGAACGCCCGGGATTGGTCGATCAGCCGTAACCGGTTCTGGGGCAGCCCAATCCCGGTCTGGCAGTCTGATGATCCCAAGTTCCCACGCACCGACGTCTATGGCTCGCTGGCCGAGTTGGAGGCAGACTTCGGCCGCTTGCCCTTGAATAAGGACGGTCAGGTTGATCTGCACCGGCCCTTCATCGACGAGCTGACCCGGCCGAACCCCGATGACCCGAGCGGCAAGGCCACGATGCGCCGGGTCGAGGACGTTTTGGATGTCTGGTTCGATTCCGGCTCGATGCCCTATGGCCAGGTGCATTTCCCCTTCGAAAATGAGGAGTGGTTCAACACCCACCACCCGGCAGATTTCATTGTCGAATACATCGGCCAGACCCGCGGCTGGTTCTATATGCTGCACATCCTGGCTACCGCGATCTTCGAACGGCCCGCCTTCAAGAACGTGATCAGCCACGGCATCGTGCTTGGCTCGGACGGTCAGAAGATGTCCAAGAGCCTGCAGAATTACCCGGATGTTTCCGAGGTGCTCGATCGCGATGGTTCGGATGCGATGCGCTGGTTCCTGATGGCGTCCCCGATCCTGCGCGGTGGTAATTTGATCGTTACCGAGCAGGGTATTCGCGATGGCGTGCGTCAGGTGATCCTGCCGCTCTGGAACGTCTACAGCTTCTTCACCCTCTACACCAATGCCGCAAATCAGGGCGAAGGCTATGACGCTCAACTGCGGTATGACGGCTACCAAGACAGTTTGGACCGATACTTGGTGTCCAATACTGCGACCATGGTGGAAGCTATCACCGAGGCCTTGGATGCTTATGAGATTTCCGATGCATGCGATGTGCTGCGCAGCTACCTGGATATGCTCAGCAACTGGTATGTTCGGCGGTCCCGGCAGCGCTTCTTCGACGAGGACCAGGACGCTTTCGATGCGCTCTACACCGCGCTGGAGGCACTCTGCCGGGCCGCGGCTCCGCTGTTGCCGTTGGTCACCGAGGAGATCTGGCGCGGGTTGACCGGTGGACGTTCGGTACACCTGACCGACTGGCCGCTGGCCGACGGGTCCGGGGCCGAGCAGTTCCGCGCCGATAAGGAGCTAGTCTCGGCGATGGAAGTTGTCCGACAGGTTTGCTCGGTCGGCTCTTCGCTGCGTAAGGCTGCCAAGCTGCGGGTGCGTTTGCCGTTGCAGGAGCTCACGGTGGTGGTGCCCGCCGCCGATGCGCTAGAACCCTTTGCGGAGATCGTTGCCGATGAGCTGAACCTCAAGAATGTACGTTTCCTCGACGCAGCATCTGCTTCGCTCGCCGAATTCGGTATTGAGCAGCGGCTCGCGGTCAACGCCCGGGCCGTGGGCCCACGCTTGGGCAAGGACGTGCAATTGGCGATTAAGGGTGCCAAAAGCGGCGACTGGTCGGTGGATGATGCCGGTTTGGTCACCGCCGGTGGTTTGGCCCTGCAGGAGGGTGAATACAGCCTGGAAACGGCGGTTTCGGAACAGCAATCGGGCAGCACCTCGGTCGCGCTACTGCCTGGTGGCTTCCTGGTGCTCAACACCGAGGTGACTCCGGAACTGGAGGCCGAGGGCGTTGCTCGGGACCTGGTGCGCAGCATCCAGCAAGCTCGGAAAGACGCTGAGCTGCAGGTCAGCGATCGGATTGTCACCACGGTCAGTGCTCCGCAGAGCGTGATCGACGCACTCGAGGCGAACGCCGAGTTAGTGCGCACCGAGACGCTTTCGGCACGCTTGGAATTGGTGCCCGGGGATGAAGAAACCGTGATCACGGTGGCCCGGACGCACGCCGAAGACAGCGTTGAGGACGTAGCAGAGAACCTGGTGAAGGGTGTGCGGGCATGA
- a CDS encoding SDR family oxidoreductase yields the protein MNTSASNNPVPNATDPRGAVRSAVVTGASTGIGQAAAKALAAQGWKVFAVARRADRLSELAQQSGVIAIPTDITDDAAVASLVQQVTEAGGIDTLINISGGARGADKLAEAKAEDWDWMYRVNVIGTMKLTQAFLPILRAGRSGTVLNLTSTAALVAYEGGSGYNAAKFAERALTQALRLEEVEHNLRVIEVLPGMVQTEEFALNRLAGDREAAAKVYQGVAEPLTAEDVAEVVRYAVSLPHHVNLDEIVLRPVAQAAAYKVVRNS from the coding sequence GTGAACACTTCAGCGAGCAATAACCCCGTCCCCAACGCCACCGACCCGCGCGGAGCGGTTCGCAGTGCGGTCGTCACCGGGGCTAGCACCGGAATTGGGCAGGCAGCCGCCAAGGCGCTGGCTGCCCAAGGTTGGAAAGTATTCGCGGTGGCCCGACGGGCTGACCGATTGAGTGAGCTCGCTCAGCAAAGCGGTGTGATAGCCATCCCCACCGACATTACCGACGATGCTGCGGTAGCCAGCTTGGTACAACAGGTCACCGAGGCCGGGGGCATCGATACCTTGATCAATATTTCTGGCGGAGCTCGAGGTGCGGACAAGCTTGCCGAAGCCAAAGCTGAAGACTGGGACTGGATGTACCGGGTGAACGTTATTGGCACTATGAAACTTACCCAGGCATTCCTGCCGATCTTGCGCGCAGGCCGTAGCGGGACAGTCCTCAACCTCACCTCCACAGCGGCCCTGGTCGCCTATGAAGGTGGATCAGGTTACAACGCGGCAAAGTTCGCCGAGCGAGCACTCACCCAGGCACTACGCCTAGAAGAGGTGGAGCACAACTTACGGGTTATCGAGGTGCTGCCGGGAATGGTGCAGACCGAGGAATTCGCACTCAACCGCCTAGCCGGTGATCGTGAAGCAGCCGCCAAGGTCTACCAAGGGGTGGCCGAGCCGCTGACCGCCGAGGACGTCGCCGAAGTGGTTCGCTATGCGGTGTCCTTGCCGCATCATGTGAATCTCGACGAGATTGTGCTGCGGCCGGTAGCTCAGGCGGCGGCCTATAAGGTAGTTCGGAACTCCTAG
- a CDS encoding DUF4233 domain-containing protein, translating to MSDSSSSTSGGQSAPQRKTPLRQTKAQREWRPGTPKKRRSTKIMFASTVLSLEAFVAFFATLVIFGLRSHEIPGVTILIVGLALSVVLIGTCAFLKKQWALWLGWALQLVLIALGFFEPMMFVIGPLFALSWWYGLRTGARLDRESADREKAQKAWELEHPES from the coding sequence GTGTCCGATTCATCGTCGTCAACCTCCGGTGGGCAGTCTGCGCCGCAACGGAAAACGCCGCTGCGGCAAACTAAGGCCCAGCGCGAATGGCGTCCCGGCACGCCCAAGAAACGTCGATCCACCAAGATCATGTTTGCCTCGACGGTGCTCAGCTTGGAAGCCTTCGTAGCATTCTTCGCAACCTTGGTGATCTTTGGCTTGCGCTCTCACGAAATCCCAGGCGTGACGATTTTGATTGTTGGCCTGGCACTGAGCGTGGTGCTAATCGGCACCTGCGCCTTTCTCAAAAAACAGTGGGCGCTCTGGCTGGGCTGGGCTCTGCAATTGGTCCTGATAGCACTGGGCTTTTTCGAGCCAATGATGTTCGTTATCGGCCCGCTCTTCGCCCTCTCCTGGTGGTATGGCTTGCGCACCGGTGCTCGGTTGGATCGGGAGAGCGCGGACCGGGAGAAGGCACAAAAGGCTTGGGAGTTAGAACACCCCGAAAGCTAG
- a CDS encoding endonuclease/exonuclease/phosphatase family protein, giving the protein MPARHRPRLWLVLPAAFLALLVAIPSGLRILPWQLPELAISLLALLPWFVIPAAAALILALCGRAKWLSALCAILLLGQLFWLFPLDANRAEPCAAGSRIEIGSMSLNTRYGQADADRIVQLVRENRIGLLALQEFGGDLEKRLAAAGIDQLLPHKITSQVRGPGGSALYSKFPLEQLAPVANTPHEMVQARLRINEVSGLALEVTNVHTMIPGSATTAQWRSDLKTLGQLPSGENQRILLGDFNASLDHQEFRELLTKASLSDVASVNWKRIIPTFTPLAGLIPIVTLDHLAISPGLTASDYTMQAVGGSDHSAVSARLSIPEKCG; this is encoded by the coding sequence ATGCCTGCCCGCCACCGCCCTCGTCTTTGGCTAGTGCTGCCGGCGGCTTTTCTGGCTCTGCTAGTGGCAATTCCCAGCGGGCTGCGAATCCTGCCTTGGCAGTTGCCGGAGTTGGCGATTTCGCTGCTCGCGCTGCTGCCTTGGTTCGTCATCCCGGCAGCGGCAGCCCTTATTTTGGCGCTTTGTGGCCGGGCCAAGTGGCTGAGCGCGCTGTGTGCGATATTGCTGCTCGGCCAGTTGTTTTGGCTTTTCCCGCTCGATGCCAATCGTGCTGAGCCTTGCGCAGCCGGTTCGAGGATTGAGATTGGCTCAATGTCCCTCAACACCCGTTATGGACAGGCCGACGCCGATCGCATCGTCCAGTTAGTGCGCGAAAACCGGATCGGGCTGTTGGCACTGCAGGAGTTCGGTGGCGATCTGGAAAAACGACTAGCTGCCGCCGGAATCGATCAGCTACTCCCCCACAAAATCACCAGCCAGGTCCGCGGTCCGGGTGGCAGTGCGCTGTACTCAAAATTTCCACTAGAGCAGTTGGCACCAGTAGCGAATACGCCTCATGAAATGGTTCAAGCCAGGCTTCGCATCAATGAGGTTTCCGGTCTTGCCCTTGAGGTGACGAATGTGCACACCATGATCCCGGGTTCCGCAACAACGGCGCAGTGGCGTTCAGACCTCAAGACGCTAGGTCAACTTCCCTCGGGCGAAAACCAAAGAATTCTGCTGGGTGATTTCAACGCCAGTCTGGACCATCAGGAGTTTCGCGAGTTACTCACGAAAGCGAGCCTGAGCGACGTCGCGAGCGTGAATTGGAAACGAATAATACCAACTTTCACACCGCTCGCCGGGCTGATTCCGATCGTTACCCTCGATCATTTGGCAATCAGCCCCGGTCTGACTGCCAGCGACTACACTATGCAGGCGGTCGGCGGAAGCGATCACAGCGCGGTCTCCGCTCGACTCTCCATTCCGGAGAAGTGCGGCTGA
- the ndk gene encoding nucleoside-diphosphate kinase gives MSVERTLVLVKPDGVSRNLSGAILARVEAKGYRLAELKKTAASREQLEQHYAEHVGKPFYEPLLDFMLSGPVVAAIFEGERVIEGFRSLAGATDPTVAAPGTIRGDLGRDWGLKVQQNLVHGSDSVESAEREIAIWF, from the coding sequence ATGAGCGTTGAGCGCACTCTTGTCCTGGTCAAGCCCGACGGCGTGAGCCGCAATCTTTCCGGTGCGATTCTCGCCCGGGTTGAGGCTAAGGGATACCGGCTCGCCGAGCTGAAGAAGACCGCGGCCAGCCGCGAGCAGCTTGAACAACACTACGCCGAACACGTCGGCAAGCCGTTCTACGAGCCATTGCTCGATTTCATGCTCTCCGGCCCCGTAGTGGCCGCTATCTTCGAAGGCGAACGGGTGATCGAAGGCTTCCGTTCCCTCGCCGGTGCCACCGATCCGACAGTTGCCGCGCCCGGCACGATTCGTGGTGACCTGGGACGCGACTGGGGGCTCAAGGTCCAACAGAACCTGGTGCACGGCTCCGACTCAGTGGAATCCGCCGAGCGGGAAATCGCCATCTGGTTCTAG